The Sphingobacteriaceae bacterium genome has a segment encoding these proteins:
- a CDS encoding pyridoxal-phosphate dependent enzyme, which produces MKQVNYINTLNLNGQEISVLRLDLIHPKYGGNKIFKLKYNILKAKEAVFKKVLTFGGAHSNHIFSSAAYCKDQELDCIGVIRGREAELENSPTLVSARQNGMQFHFVSNADFQNKDQADFIQQLKEKFGDFYLVPEGGNNAEGVKGCMEIMNDELKKYDYVFCASGTGATYSGIKISAAPHQKIIGVSVLKGENTLIDSANKWLSYFGQEKINSDECLNSSTIINTYALNGYATFSPDLFHFKKEFEEKFNIPLDHVYTAKLFYAVSDLIKKKDILLNKKILVIHSGGQQGNAAFEKRYRLS; this is translated from the coding sequence TTGAAACAAGTAAATTATATTAACACATTAAATTTAAATGGGCAAGAAATATCAGTCCTCCGGCTTGATTTAATTCATCCCAAATACGGAGGCAATAAAATTTTTAAACTCAAATACAATATTTTAAAAGCTAAAGAAGCGGTTTTTAAAAAAGTATTAACTTTTGGAGGTGCGCATTCTAATCATATTTTTTCAAGTGCTGCTTATTGTAAGGATCAAGAATTGGATTGTATTGGTGTAATCAGAGGCAGGGAAGCGGAACTTGAAAATTCGCCCACACTTGTAAGCGCCCGGCAAAACGGAATGCAATTTCATTTTGTGAGTAACGCCGATTTCCAAAATAAAGATCAAGCGGATTTTATCCAACAATTAAAAGAAAAATTTGGTGATTTTTATCTGGTGCCCGAAGGCGGAAATAATGCCGAAGGTGTAAAAGGTTGTATGGAAATAATGAATGATGAATTAAAGAAGTATGATTATGTGTTTTGCGCTAGCGGTACTGGAGCTACTTATTCAGGAATAAAAATTTCAGCGGCGCCTCATCAAAAAATTATTGGTGTTTCGGTGCTCAAAGGCGAAAATACTTTAATTGATTCGGCGAATAAATGGCTAAGTTACTTTGGACAAGAAAAAATAAATTCGGATGAATGCCTTAATTCGTCTACTATTATAAACACGTATGCGCTGAATGGATACGCAACTTTTTCTCCCGATTTATTCCATTTTAAAAAAGAATTTGAAGAAAAATTCAATATCCCTCTCGATCATGTTTACACCGCTAAACTTTTTTATGCAGTAAGTGATTTAATTAAAAAGAAAGATATTTTATTGAACAAAAAGATTTTAGTAATTCACAGTGGTGGCCAGCAGGGCAATGCGGCATTTGAAAAAAGATACCGCCTGTCTTAA
- a CDS encoding gliding motility lipoprotein GldH — MNQVINKSIIGIAFFAALVVFSSCGREVVYSKYHTFANNEWNISDKVEFEMDVRDTESLNDIYFKIRHADAYPYNNIFLFVTTSYPDGKVLTDTMEIVLANNRGEWMGSGAGDIFDFEVPVKKEIRFPQAGKYKFQFVQGMREDPLPFMMDLGFEIVKSKPKK, encoded by the coding sequence ATGAATCAGGTGATAAATAAATCGATTATAGGAATAGCTTTTTTTGCGGCATTGGTTGTATTTTCTTCATGCGGAAGAGAAGTAGTTTACAGTAAATATCACACTTTTGCCAATAATGAGTGGAATATTTCCGATAAAGTGGAATTTGAAATGGATGTTAGGGATACTGAAAGTTTAAACGACATTTATTTCAAAATTCGTCATGCCGATGCTTACCCATACAACAATATATTTTTATTTGTGACTACCTCTTATCCGGACGGAAAGGTTTTAACTGATACTATGGAAATTGTTTTAGCAAACAATAGAGGAGAGTGGATGGGAAGCGGGGCAGGAGATATTTTTGATTTTGAAGTGCCGGTAAAAAAGGAAATTCGTTTTCCGCAAGCCGGTAAATACAAGTTTCAATTTGTGCAGGGCATGCGCGAAGATCCATTGCCTTTTATGATGGATTTAGGATTTGAAATTGTGAAAAGTAAGCCCAAAAAATAA